The genomic stretch AGCTGACAGGTTCATGTTACATTACTTACATAAGAATAGAGGAAGTTGTTTAAATAGCGTTCCATTTTGCACCACATACTGCTAAACCGTCTGGACGTTGGCTTAGAAAAACAGCATAAAACCAAGCAATAATATGTGAAATGCATATAGCAGACTGAAGGCATGATGGAGTGTATATCTCTGTTATTTCATGGTTTTCACTTAAAACTTTATTGCTTCTACAGCCTACACTACAAGACCTAGGACATAGCACATTGTAAACAACTGGGTATCTCACAGAGTTTTGCAGATTTTTACAAGAAAATGTCCATTGCACACTAAACAACTAGGGGACATCCACTACACAATCTGTTGGTGGACCAAACCAAACAAAGACCAGAAAACTTGTGCCTCACCTTACCTTGAAAATGTAGATTTGCTCCACCATATGCGCTGCTCACCCAAATCAAAAGAAATGTGAAAACTCCTTGATGTGTGTTCTGGTTGGAAAAGTcagcatggtctgtacagactgcagaagGAGTTAGGGGTGAGGAGCACAGCACATATTGGAGGCTATCCTAAGTATGAGGCAGATGTTGGCTTCATATACAAATTTCCATTCAATCTTATGGTGCTACAATATCGGAAGTGTACTAGCACCAGAATatagctgctgcatcatttaggGTGAAACGTAAACTTTTAATTAGAAACTGCACTTTTTGTGCTTAATTTTTATTGGCCATAGACAGGACCCTTTCAGACTGAGTCATTGACCAGTGTACATCACTAAAGTATGCTTAGAGTTGGGTCAAAAACAATCTGAAATGTCTGAAACGTGTTCGGAGGGCCAAAAATCAGAGTCAGCACCACTTGCACGTTATTCTCTCCAACTGTCAACTccaactgaagaaaaacaaattgcAGAttagagccaaccagcacagactgACAAACAGGGCTAAAATCTGGGTTCAATATTGTATAGTGTAAACCTGCCAACTGAAAtgcaaaaaatgttaaattatgGCCACATTTTTCATTGTCTGTTCTTTTCAGTTATTTCTCAGTATTGACTTACACTGGTATATCATGAAATCTGCTCTTTCCAAGGGATTCTGTACAAGATTAGTGTTATTGTGTCATTAGCATGTAGCAGAtgaatggttaaaaaaaatgcatgtgtccTGGATTTGGGTGGACAGGCTCATAATCAAATGTTACTTTTTGCTGCTGCAGGAGGCTGTTAAAAAGGATGAGGACTTACTGACATTTCCAAGCCAGCTGAGTCACGTCAGTCCAGCCTCAAGGTGAGTTATTTAATAGTTTATCTCCAGAAGTCTACAGTCTCAAATAACTAGCGTTTGTGTTTTGGCTCTATCAGACATGTTGCTCTGTGTTACGTTCATATGGTTTGTTTCTGAAGGAAGATAAGATAAGAAGATTAGATTGATGAATTCTGACTCTATCTGTGTTTGGGTAGGCTATCGGAAGAGTCTGTGCTTGAGGATCTGTGCCGGTTACAGAACCGAGTCGCAGCACTAAGAATCAGTGCTCAGACGGAGGCTGAGATTGaacagcagacaaaaacattccTGGAAGTAAGAGTcggtttattattttttgctcttGTTGCAAGGGTAAATTAAatgctgtgtatgtgtttttgtctgtaTGTATTTATGCAACCTAGAGGTCGCTGTAATGtagtatttaatttttttctcatccAGATTGCAGAAGTGAGGCTAAAGGAAGCTCAGAATGAAGTGGACTGCTTATGCAAGACGAGTCAGGGTTTGGTGGAATTTTTCTGTGAGGATGAGAACTCCTTCAAGTTGGAAGAGGCCTGCCGCATCTTTCACTGCTTCTGCCATCGCTTCCAAAAAGCTGTGCGggtgggttttgtttttttatttatttttttttttataaattagcCTGAACTAGTCCTACCTTACctctgaaaaaaaatattttcggACTTCCCACATCATGTATTCAGTGGGTTTATTTGCATTCTTTCAAACTCTCGAGAGATTtgctccttttatttatttatttatttttaatggccTGTACATTCTCACAGCTAGCCATTATAATAATATCTGACTCGTTGAGCTCCCAAACAGATCTTCATTCCTACATGAGCCAAGTTAATGATATTAtccattaatattttttttaatgtcttaATAGCTTCTAAttaacatgcatacatacatggaTACGCTGTGTGTCTGGCGGAGTAAGAATGTAGCAAACattgaaaagaacaccctgcccatggtgaagcatggtggtggctcggtgatgctctggggctgctttgcatCCTCTGGCACTATACTGTATGAGGGCAAGATGGGTTTAGGAACAAATCCTATAAGAAAATCTAATGCATTTTgtaaggaagctgaagcttgggcatcattggtccttccaacaggacaatgatcccaagcatgcCTCCACCAAGGCTGGGTTCCAGTCCCGGATGATTCTGAGTGGCCATTACAGTCGTCTGACTTAAACCCAATTAGAAAAtgtttggtgggatttgaagaaggtggttgcagcacgcaaacccaagaatattagtaaaCTGGAAGCCACAgtccatgaggaatgggctaagattcctcaggaatgctggtgtctggctatgcatcatgtttgcagctgGTCATAACTGCACTACTAAGCACATACTAAGTACTTGGAATAACTTTATGGCTGTAAGTCAATAAAAGTGGCAAAAAGacatatattagttgtgttcagctatttaaattgttcttttgTGACTCcttgacaaaaagctcattgCAGAACCTTACACTTTTTATATGCTAATTAGGTAATTATGTGACTAAGATCTAGTTTCTAATCATTCATTTCACATGTCCTTCATCTTCCATCTCAGGAGAACACTGAGCGGGAGCGTCAGGAACAGAGGCGTGCAGAGCGGGAGCGGGAGAACATTGAGAAGCGGCGCTCGCTGGCGCTGTGTAGTGGCCTCGAGCTGGGACGAGAGCCTGATGACCTGGAGCGCACACTGGAGAGGAGCCTGAGCTACACCTGGAGCCGCCGCAGCCTCCGCAGACACTCGCAACATGTCCTCAGCCATGAGTACAAAAGCTCAGAAACAAACTCTACAACACCCCTTGGCTCTGAGGGGCAAGACCTTCAACAGGCCCTCAGTTCAGATGGTTACAGTAGAATCTGTGGGCTTAGCAGACATACACCAACCACGGACAATGTTAATAGAACAAATAGTCAGAGAAGAGTTAAAACTGACCTCGCAACAGGAGACTGTGTGTTAGGAACGGACTCTGCATCTGTCCTTCACAGAAACACTGCTGTTTACAACAGTTTGGATCGCACAGGCGATGATACTATTGAGCTTAGTCCAAGCAGAGTGTCCAGTGACAATACGTTAATTTCTCCAGAGGAGACAGTACAACATCAGGGGACAACAAATGCCTCATCCTTCACTGGACAGTCCAGTAAGAAGGTGTTGAAAGTTGAGAGTCAAGTTCATAACATGTCTGAAAGGTTAGCAGATATAACAACGGACATTTTGGAGGAGGTAGAGAAGCAGGACAGTACGGATGCTGCTCAAGCTAGCTCTCAGATTCTTCTGTACGAGAGTGCAAAAACCCTTAAGACTGACACCAAGACAACAGGTCCAGCGGTGGAGATTTGGCCAGGGTCCTGCCCTTCTGAGGTGGTACTGCAGTTGGCCCAGGAGCCAGAGCCAGCAAGCCCAGACAGAGAGCGCACCTTTCCTCGAGTGGGTGAAACTGTGGAGTGCCACACACTTGTGAAGGGCCTGCGCTCGTACGAGGCCCTTTCTCCCACGGGGCAGAGGTCGGCCCCCAGCCACTGCTCCAAATGGAGAAAAGAACTTCAGGCTGAGGAAAGGGATGGAGCAGACTCCCCTCAGGCCAAGGAAGACTTTCGTGCTGGAAAGACCTCAGCCCGAGGGCCCATTAAAAGGGGGATGACATCCCGAAGTTCGCTTTCCAATAGCACAGGTGTTCCAAAAGTACGGGCCAAGGCTGAGTCAAGCCTTCCTGAGGGTTCTCCAACCCCTCGTGCTTCGCGCCTTACTCCTCCACGTACCTCATCCATGCGCTCATCTCCAATCACACGGCCTACCAGCATCCAGAGTGAGCTCAAGCGTAGTAGCAGCACGCGAGACAAGGCAAGCACCCAGTCCGAAACGCTGGTAAAACAAAACCGCCGACCTGCAGAGAAAGCAGGCCAGGATAAGGAAAAGGGGCTCTCAAGCCGTGAGCCATTTGTTAGGGGCTCCCCATTAAGAGTGTCCAAGCGGTTTGCATCCACCTTGGAACCCCAGAGCCCAAGCCAGGCTCGCACTGTCCACAGCCCAACAGCAGCTACGAATGCAAAGACCATTCGAACTGCTGTCATCAATGCAGCCAAAGCCAAAACAGCCAAGAATGCAGAAACCACCTCCACTAAGGCAACTCCAGGGACAAGGATTGCAGGGCCTAAAATCCCACGACCTGCCACTCAGCCAATGTGGAGGTGATGTTTAATCTCCGGAAGCCTTCAGTTAGTAATCATGTCACTGAATgtcatgtgtatgtgtttgaaaGCATCTGTGCGTTTAAGGGTATTTACAGGCTCCCTCACAGGTATTTGTATGAATAGCATGGAGCCATTTAAAAGCTCCTGTGTTCGTAACTGGACTGAAGTCACTCAGACGGGTTTCGTTGTCTGAACCATCAATTCAGTCCTATCACCTAGCTCTGTCTCTGGCCAGAATGTCATTAGATAAAAGAGCCATTCATTCTTTTTCACTCTAAAGGGCCTGAGACCAGGGCAGTGAAATGGATCCCGGGAAAGACAGCCACTCCTCTCAGAGTCTTCCACTAAGTAAGGTGTCGTGACACGATTTATCCTTTTCAAAACATGGTGACTGTTAATGATGTGGAAACAATCCATAGAGCTGGACACAGCACTGCCTTTAGCTTTGGACACTACCTCTGAACACTAGTGTGCTCTGTGCAGGCTACAGAGCGCCTCAGGAGGAGAGTCAAAT from Salminus brasiliensis chromosome 19, fSalBra1.hap2, whole genome shotgun sequence encodes the following:
- the fhdc2 gene encoding uncharacterized protein fhdc2, whose amino-acid sequence is MRIRLSVDPKESQAFHGTLLGGVGSQASEVTAMDATPVPPPPPIPPPPPPPPPPPPAPATSLSRLDSARRQRLRNLNWERIPKERVEGCKNVWSFSPAGDDDFPIDLHSLDELFGQKEARKTDRGDSFRRSLRRCRSPQEACADKVSLLDSKRSMNVGIFLRQFKTAAKEIVEDVRQGVGERYGAEKLSELCKLLPDSEEEARLKRFNGERSVLGEPDLFMLLLVEVPNVRLRLDAMILQQEFDPAVTSLCVAARCLGEAARELLSCHKLHSILRLVLKAGNYMNAGGYAGNAAGFRIASLLKLADTKANKPGMNLLHFVAMEAVKKDEDLLTFPSQLSHVSPASRLSEESVLEDLCRLQNRVAALRISAQTEAEIEQQTKTFLEIAEVRLKEAQNEVDCLCKTSQGLVEFFCEDENSFKLEEACRIFHCFCHRFQKAVRENTERERQEQRRAERERENIEKRRSLALCSGLELGREPDDLERTLERSLSYTWSRRSLRRHSQHVLSHEYKSSETNSTTPLGSEGQDLQQALSSDGYSRICGLSRHTPTTDNVNRTNSQRRVKTDLATGDCVLGTDSASVLHRNTAVYNSLDRTGDDTIELSPSRVSSDNTLISPEETVQHQGTTNASSFTGQSSKKVLKVESQVHNMSERLADITTDILEEVEKQDSTDAAQASSQILLYESAKTLKTDTKTTGPAVEIWPGSCPSEVVLQLAQEPEPASPDRERTFPRVGETVECHTLVKGLRSYEALSPTGQRSAPSHCSKWRKELQAEERDGADSPQAKEDFRAGKTSARGPIKRGMTSRSSLSNSTGVPKVRAKAESSLPEGSPTPRASRLTPPRTSSMRSSPITRPTSIQSELKRSSSTRDKASTQSETLVKQNRRPAEKAGQDKEKGLSSREPFVRGSPLRVSKRFASTLEPQSPSQARTVHSPTAATNAKTIRTAVINAAKAKTAKNAETTSTKATPGTRIAGPKIPRPATQPMWR